The stretch of DNA AACTTGAGGCTTTTGGCCTGTTATCGCAGCAAGCTCAACACTTGCAATATCTACTACCTTGACATTGTCTTTTGCTTCGCTTAAGCCAATATTTATTACAATTTTTTCCAGCTTTGGCGCCTGATGAAAATTTTTAAGCGAAAACTTTTCAATGAGATTCTTTGCTACTACTTCTTCATAAAGTTCTTTTATTCTTGGTTTGTTATTCATTTTCTCTTAACCTTTTAAATTATCATTTCGCCGCATTTTCTGCAGACGCGTACTTTTTTCCCGTCGAAAAGAGTATCAAACTTTGGCCTTGTCGGCTTTGCGCATTTTGGACATATCAACATTACATTTGAAATTGGCACAGGAGCTTCTTTCTCTCTTATGCCGCCCGGTTCGTTTTGAGTCGGTTTTTTATGGCGCTTTACAAAGTTTATTTTGGAAACTATCACTTTGTTTGTTTCTATATAAACCTTAAGCACTTCGCCTTTTTTGCCCTTGTCTTTTCCTGTGTTAATTACTACCGTGTCTTTCTTTTTTACTGTTAGCATTTTATCTCCCAAAACTACACAACTTCTGGTGCAAGCGAAATTATTTTTAGAAAGTTTTTCTCGCGCAATTCTCTTGCAACCGGCCCAAATATACGGGTTCCTTTGGGCTCATTTTCGTCATCTATAATAACGGCTG from Endomicrobiales bacterium encodes:
- the rplX gene encoding 50S ribosomal protein L24; the encoded protein is MLTVKKKDTVVINTGKDKGKKGEVLKVYIETNKVIVSKINFVKRHKKPTQNEPGGIREKEAPVPISNVMLICPKCAKPTRPKFDTLFDGKKVRVCRKCGEMII